One window of Fodinicurvata sediminis DSM 21159 genomic DNA carries:
- a CDS encoding O-linked N-acetylglucosamine transferase family protein — protein sequence MIDQLNTAKDLGCEPSEELRTQTPAAVSKTSLGNLNNDPRELEQRYRYALGLLAEDKPSEAIADLQAIHAIIGDDPALMINLGIALTSAARSEEALPVLRTVVEKTPEDAEAHYRLAEALRLTKAYQEALDEYKKCLLLKPDHISALRNIALWALENRDVETALEYADQACEFYPENHELRLNLGAAREASGDVPGARQAYLDTLSLSPLNLQAARRLVGLELMGYGLQVALEVWQVQVDQNPDDLSALIVFSLLLERSEQKQAALEYLAVLRALVNPEDCEGLCSLAAIYGELDAYGEAEDIYAEAYQLDPNNLEVLKGRARSLSKIARYSSAYRMCQEGLAIEPDNLVLQNLKACSEQHLGWHSQARHFLLDAVFQKEDSGILRSAIGVLPYDFSITPEMLLDVGRKIQTGNRGFVEKVYNNTVDGERPLRIGLLSGCFGKHPVGWLTVAAFEALPKDKFSLHVFSTRRRDDYLNRRFKVNAETWHEYSPHDTMRISHDMLAEGIDILIDLGGYGDGGNPQVLLEKPAPVVVKWVGSQSCSTGLDTIDWMLTDFIETPEGFEKYYTEKLLRLPDGYICYTPPINIQEPRSLPALENGYVTFGCFNNLCKVNDETLELWSRVLKRVPNSRMIVKARTFEEDETSKLFLERFAKYGIEADRLELRGTSPHEEMMRQYADMDIALDPIPYSGGLTTCESLYMGVPVVTVPFRTFASRHSASHMTNVGLADWVAEEGNLEQYVDIAVAKASDIQKLSELRAGLRNQLLASPICDAIRFGGNLGTVLRSAWREWCKNQENNSSVDALSDELASVIDNKVELDSLLISPAHIRRIRDRLGAGHGLFPTTGAGSEEQQALIGDPVLENESNFEFNTFTMEKGPLALLKALFERVKPKTVVEFGSGISTAILARHLIDIHGGDGDISYITIDQSQEYLNEALARAETHATGLVRGKYAPVGDIEAGGRQTQCYQVTQKEWQELLDGRLVDIVIIDGPVGGGPYGVRGARFGTVPMIAPYAANGALFTLDDAFRDTEIEISEQWQDLPGIGVLGYYPLGKGVLIGQFNKA from the coding sequence ATGATCGATCAATTAAACACAGCCAAAGATCTTGGGTGTGAGCCATCAGAAGAACTGAGGACCCAAACACCAGCGGCTGTGAGCAAAACATCGCTGGGAAATTTGAATAATGATCCCAGGGAGTTGGAGCAGCGTTATCGCTATGCTCTAGGCTTGCTGGCGGAGGATAAACCTTCAGAAGCGATTGCAGACTTGCAGGCTATACACGCTATTATTGGCGATGATCCAGCCCTGATGATCAATCTGGGCATTGCTCTGACATCCGCCGCTCGAAGCGAAGAAGCATTGCCTGTCTTACGTACGGTGGTCGAAAAGACCCCGGAGGATGCTGAAGCACATTACAGACTGGCGGAAGCACTGCGGTTAACCAAGGCCTATCAGGAGGCCTTGGATGAATATAAGAAATGTCTGCTGTTAAAGCCCGATCATATCTCGGCACTCAGGAATATAGCACTCTGGGCCTTGGAGAATCGTGATGTAGAAACGGCCCTAGAATACGCAGATCAGGCTTGTGAATTCTATCCTGAAAACCATGAACTCAGGCTCAATCTTGGGGCTGCAAGAGAAGCTTCTGGCGACGTGCCTGGAGCACGGCAAGCATATTTGGATACTCTCTCTCTCTCTCCATTGAACCTGCAGGCAGCAAGGCGTCTGGTTGGCCTGGAACTCATGGGTTATGGACTTCAGGTGGCGCTTGAAGTCTGGCAGGTGCAAGTTGATCAAAACCCGGATGATTTATCTGCTCTGATTGTATTCAGCCTTCTTCTGGAAAGAAGTGAGCAGAAACAGGCTGCGCTTGAATATCTCGCAGTTTTGCGAGCTTTGGTAAACCCCGAGGATTGTGAAGGCCTTTGTAGCCTGGCAGCCATATATGGAGAACTGGACGCCTATGGCGAAGCTGAAGATATTTATGCCGAGGCCTACCAACTGGACCCGAATAATCTGGAAGTCTTGAAGGGCAGGGCACGTTCTCTATCCAAGATCGCTCGCTATAGTTCTGCTTACCGTATGTGTCAGGAGGGGCTGGCTATTGAGCCGGATAACCTGGTACTCCAAAATCTGAAAGCTTGCTCTGAGCAACATCTCGGATGGCACAGTCAGGCTCGCCATTTTCTATTGGATGCAGTTTTCCAAAAAGAGGATTCAGGGATTCTGCGCAGTGCTATTGGTGTCTTACCTTACGATTTTTCAATAACTCCGGAAATGCTGCTTGATGTTGGCCGGAAAATTCAGACGGGAAATCGTGGGTTTGTGGAAAAAGTCTACAATAACACAGTGGATGGCGAACGACCGTTGCGCATTGGTCTTCTTTCAGGGTGCTTTGGCAAGCACCCTGTAGGCTGGCTGACAGTTGCGGCCTTTGAAGCCTTGCCGAAGGATAAATTTTCCTTGCATGTCTTCTCGACACGTCGGCGAGACGATTACCTAAACCGGCGCTTCAAGGTCAACGCAGAAACCTGGCACGAATACAGTCCCCACGATACGATGCGTATCAGTCATGATATGTTGGCGGAAGGGATTGATATATTAATTGATTTGGGCGGCTATGGTGACGGGGGAAACCCTCAGGTGCTTTTGGAGAAGCCAGCTCCAGTCGTTGTTAAGTGGGTTGGCTCCCAGTCTTGTTCGACCGGTCTCGACACCATTGACTGGATGCTGACGGATTTTATCGAGACCCCAGAAGGTTTTGAGAAATACTATACCGAAAAGCTGTTGCGTCTGCCGGATGGGTACATCTGCTATACTCCACCAATAAATATTCAGGAACCGCGCTCTCTCCCTGCATTAGAGAATGGCTATGTGACCTTCGGGTGCTTCAATAATCTCTGCAAGGTAAATGATGAAACATTGGAGCTTTGGTCCAGGGTCCTGAAACGTGTTCCTAATTCGCGCATGATTGTGAAAGCCCGCACATTCGAGGAGGACGAAACGAGCAAGCTCTTTCTGGAGCGCTTTGCAAAGTATGGTATCGAGGCAGATAGGTTGGAGTTGCGCGGTACCTCGCCTCATGAGGAGATGATGCGCCAGTATGCCGATATGGATATTGCACTAGATCCCATTCCCTATAGCGGTGGGCTGACAACTTGTGAATCGCTGTACATGGGTGTGCCTGTAGTAACCGTCCCATTTCGTACTTTCGCCAGCCGTCACTCTGCATCTCACATGACCAACGTTGGCTTGGCTGATTGGGTTGCTGAAGAAGGGAATCTGGAACAGTATGTGGATATAGCTGTTGCCAAGGCCAGCGACATTCAGAAGCTCTCAGAGTTACGGGCAGGCCTGCGTAATCAGCTGCTTGCCTCTCCGATTTGTGATGCTATCCGGTTTGGAGGGAATCTAGGGACTGTCTTGCGTTCTGCTTGGCGGGAGTGGTGCAAGAATCAGGAGAACAATTCATCTGTCGATGCACTTTCAGACGAACTTGCCTCTGTTATTGATAATAAAGTGGAGTTGGATAGTCTTCTGATATCGCCTGCCCATATACGACGGATAAGAGATAGGTTAGGCGCAGGGCATGGTTTGTTTCCCACGACTGGTGCAGGATCCGAGGAGCAGCAAGCTCTTATAGGCGATCCGGTCCTGGAGAATGAATCCAACTTTGAATTCAATACTTTCACAATGGAAAAAGGGCCACTGGCTCTGCTCAAAGCGTTATTTGAACGGGTCAAGCCAAAAACTGTTGTGGAATTTGGCTCAGGAATAAGCACCGCTATTTTGGCTCGACATTTGATTGATATTCATGGCGGCGATGGGGATATTTCCTATATCACGATTGACCAATCCCAGGAATATCTCAACGAAGCTTTGGCAAGAGCGGAAACGCATGCCACTGGTCTTGTGAGAGGCAAGTATGCCCCTGTTGGAGATATTGAAGCCGGGGGCAGGCAAACCCAGTGCTATCAAGTTACGCAGAAAGAGTGGCAGGAACTTCTGGATGGCCGGCTTGTCGATATCGTGATCATCGATGGCCCAGTTGGAGGAGGGCCCTATGGGGTGCGAGGAGCACGTTTCGGCACGGTCCCCATGATTGCACCTTATGCGGCCAACGGCGCCCTCTTCACATTGGACGACGCCTTCCGTGACACCGAGATAGAAATAAGCGAGCAATGGCAGGATCTTCCAGGTATTGGGGTTCTAGGCTATTACCCTCTCGGAAAAGGGGTTTTGATTGGTCAGTTTAACAAGGCCTGA
- a CDS encoding tetratricopeptide repeat protein, which produces MNMHAQLDSNTEKRVQDAERLAGKGQYVAAGRIYDVLLKQNPDSSGYRARRGEMAYAAGDAARAIELLNPVLETDPENVQLLKVRGSARARHGDIEGALDDASLAVTLAPSDPEAAYLLGSVLYGCKRYEEAVLCFGDAVRQSPTAKSYLLALADSFIALQKWQAAEELLNAVIAEDPATSFTPYGMLATAYLKQRCPGKAVSLLEEAGRQGFNDSRYYQQLGNAYITAQQTEKAVTAFEAVLRLEPDNTYAKHLLAAARGQVTNKASGSYAAQLFDSYADSFDKHLVELHYRVPGLVRRAVERIYPSIGPEPDKKKLGRILDLGCGTGLVGVVLSDILGGFLKGVDISSKMVAKSQEKQIYSELETADIQELLQQDKEIYDLVIAADVLCYFGELEELFKDVRAHLLTGGVFIFSVESHPEDAEQPYTLSSSARYRHQKSYVEDAIVQAGFSIEEIMEENLRMDFGNPVQGLLVVAHAAETCA; this is translated from the coding sequence ATGAACATGCATGCGCAGCTTGACAGTAACACCGAAAAGCGGGTTCAGGACGCCGAGCGTTTGGCCGGAAAGGGCCAATATGTGGCTGCAGGGCGGATCTACGACGTTTTGCTGAAGCAGAATCCGGATAGCAGCGGCTATCGCGCCCGTAGGGGTGAAATGGCTTATGCAGCTGGCGATGCAGCGAGAGCTATCGAGCTGTTGAATCCGGTGCTGGAGACAGATCCCGAGAATGTGCAGCTATTGAAGGTGCGTGGAAGTGCGCGTGCGCGTCATGGTGATATAGAGGGAGCGTTGGATGATGCGTCTCTGGCTGTCACTCTTGCACCGAGTGATCCAGAGGCCGCGTATCTGCTTGGTAGTGTGCTCTATGGCTGCAAGCGTTATGAAGAAGCGGTCCTGTGCTTTGGCGATGCTGTAAGACAGTCACCGACTGCAAAAAGTTATCTACTGGCGCTGGCAGATAGTTTCATCGCATTGCAAAAGTGGCAGGCAGCAGAAGAACTGCTCAATGCAGTGATTGCTGAAGACCCTGCTACCAGTTTTACACCCTATGGCATGCTGGCTACGGCCTACCTGAAACAGAGATGTCCCGGCAAAGCCGTAAGCTTGCTGGAAGAAGCTGGTCGTCAGGGCTTCAATGACAGTCGTTACTACCAGCAGCTGGGCAATGCTTACATAACGGCTCAACAGACTGAAAAAGCGGTGACTGCGTTCGAGGCGGTTTTGCGTTTGGAGCCGGACAATACCTATGCAAAACACCTGCTTGCTGCTGCTCGTGGCCAGGTGACGAACAAGGCCTCTGGAAGCTATGCAGCCCAACTCTTTGATTCCTACGCGGACAGTTTCGACAAGCACCTGGTTGAATTGCATTATCGTGTTCCAGGTCTTGTGCGCAGAGCCGTGGAGCGCATCTATCCAAGTATAGGCCCCGAGCCTGACAAGAAGAAGCTCGGTCGCATCCTGGATCTTGGGTGTGGTACAGGCTTGGTTGGGGTTGTGCTTTCCGACATTCTTGGCGGTTTCCTGAAGGGCGTGGATATCTCATCCAAGATGGTGGCCAAGTCACAAGAAAAACAGATTTATAGCGAACTCGAGACTGCAGATATCCAGGAACTCCTTCAGCAGGATAAGGAAATTTATGATCTGGTCATTGCAGCTGATGTGTTGTGCTATTTTGGCGAGCTTGAGGAACTGTTTAAAGATGTTCGCGCTCATCTCCTAACAGGCGGAGTGTTCATCTTCTCTGTAGAATCCCATCCGGAAGATGCAGAGCAGCCATACACGCTATCTTCTTCAGCAAGATACCGACACCAGAAGAGCTATGTAGAAGATGCCATTGTCCAAGCCGGGTTCTCCATAGAAGAAATCATGGAAGAGAACCTGCGCATGGATTTCGGCAATCCAGTACAGGGACTGCTTGTTGTGGCCCATGCAGCGGAGACCTGCGCATGA
- a CDS encoding flagellar biosynthesis regulator FlaF — protein MTDSISPSMSKAYLNAYAQAQSMRSTRSREADIFRRVTWALKEARKSGESMQKVRAISDVRRLWGVVHDSVLHPENHYPDQLKAQLASIALTVLREVQSEDPDLDFLISVTASVGEGLDDAPSSASSESS, from the coding sequence GTGACTGACTCGATCTCACCCTCGATGTCCAAAGCTTACTTGAATGCTTATGCCCAAGCCCAATCCATGCGTTCAACGCGTAGTCGGGAGGCGGACATCTTTAGACGTGTTACCTGGGCGCTGAAAGAAGCCAGGAAATCAGGTGAGTCCATGCAAAAAGTGCGTGCCATCTCGGATGTCCGGCGGCTCTGGGGAGTCGTCCACGATTCCGTCCTACACCCTGAAAATCATTACCCGGATCAATTGAAAGCCCAGCTGGCCTCAATTGCGCTGACGGTATTGCGTGAAGTCCAGTCAGAGGACCCGGATCTGGATTTCTTGATTTCGGTAACAGCGAGCGTGGGTGAAGGGCTTGATGATGCTCCGTCCTCAGCATCTTCTGAGAGTTCGTGA
- a CDS encoding flagellin produces the protein MANSINTNAGAMVALQNLNKVSSEMETIQNRISTGLRVSRAQDDGAVFAVAQGLRSDVGSLTSVNEQLGGAKGLVDTTITSLTNVSDTMGEMKNILVKLADENVNGDTRTQYEEQYKSLAANVEGFIEDSRYNGKSLINDGSAAVHGSVSVIRNEQGENYTVDSYSAAASIFNLISSGALGTNAASAAALLTGSFATAEQRVGTQLNNYANDAKFIDNQVSFNRDKADAIERGLGALVDADLAKESANLQALQVKQQLSTQSLGIANQSSQVLLSLFGG, from the coding sequence ATGGCGAACTCTATCAATACCAATGCCGGTGCCATGGTGGCGCTGCAGAATCTCAACAAAGTCTCCTCCGAGATGGAGACCATCCAGAACCGCATCAGCACGGGCCTGCGTGTCTCCCGCGCGCAGGACGACGGTGCGGTCTTTGCGGTGGCCCAGGGACTGCGATCCGATGTTGGGTCCCTTACTTCGGTCAACGAGCAGCTTGGCGGCGCCAAGGGGCTTGTTGATACCACCATCACCTCCCTGACCAATGTCTCGGACACCATGGGTGAGATGAAGAACATTCTGGTCAAGCTTGCGGACGAGAATGTGAATGGAGACACGCGCACCCAGTACGAAGAGCAGTACAAGAGCCTGGCTGCCAACGTGGAGGGTTTCATCGAAGACTCTCGTTACAACGGCAAGTCGCTCATCAATGATGGAAGTGCAGCTGTCCACGGCAGTGTTTCCGTGATCCGGAATGAACAGGGCGAGAACTATACGGTGGATAGCTACTCTGCAGCGGCAAGCATTTTCAACTTGATCAGCAGTGGTGCTCTGGGAACGAACGCAGCGAGTGCTGCGGCCCTTCTGACCGGCAGTTTTGCTACGGCAGAACAGCGCGTCGGTACTCAGCTGAACAACTACGCCAACGATGCCAAGTTTATCGACAACCAGGTCAGCTTCAACCGGGACAAGGCCGACGCGATCGAGCGTGGTCTGGGCGCATTGGTCGATGCCGATTTGGCCAAGGAATCGGCCAACCTGCAGGCCCTGCAGGTGAAGCAGCAGCTGTCGACGCAGTCGCTCGGCATCGCCAACCAGTCGTCTCAGGTTCTGCTTAGCCTGTTTGGTGGATAA
- a CDS encoding flagellin translates to MANSINTNAGAMVALQNLSKVSSEMETIQNRISTGLRVSRAQDDGAVFAVAQGLRSDIGSLSSVNEQLGGAKGLVDTTITSLTNVSDTMGEMKNILVKLADENVTGDTRTQYEEQYKSLAANVNGFIEDSRYNGKSLINDGSAAVHGSVSVIRNEQGENYTVDSFSAAASVFSLISGGALGTNAASAAALLTGSFATAEQRVGTQLNNYANDAKFIDNQVSFNRDKADAIERGLGALVDADLAKESANLQALQVKQQLSTQSLGIANQSPQILLSLFG, encoded by the coding sequence ATGGCGAACTCTATCAATACCAATGCCGGCGCTATGGTGGCGCTGCAGAACCTCAGCAAGGTCTCCTCCGAGATGGAGACCATCCAGAACCGCATCAGCACGGGCTTGCGTGTCTCCCGCGCGCAGGACGACGGTGCGGTCTTTGCGGTGGCCCAGGGACTGCGATCGGACATTGGATCTCTTTCTTCGGTCAACGAGCAGCTAGGCGGCGCCAAGGGTCTTGTTGATACCACCATCACCTCCCTGACCAATGTCTCGGACACCATGGGTGAGATGAAGAACATTCTGGTCAAGCTTGCGGACGAGAATGTTACAGGTGATACGCGCACCCAGTACGAAGAGCAGTACAAGAGCCTGGCTGCCAACGTGAACGGCTTCATCGAAGACTCTCGTTACAACGGCAAGTCGCTCATCAATGATGGAAGTGCAGCTGTCCACGGCAGCGTTTCCGTGATCCGGAATGAACAGGGCGAGAACTATACGGTGGATAGCTTCTCAGCGGCTGCAAGCGTTTTCAGCCTGATCAGCGGTGGTGCTCTGGGAACGAACGCAGCGAGTGCTGCGGCCCTTCTGACCGGCAGTTTTGCTACGGCAGAACAGCGCGTCGGTACTCAGCTGAACAACTACGCCAACGATGCCAAGTTTATCGACAACCAGGTCAGCTTCAACCGGGACAAGGCCGACGCGATCGAGCGTGGTCTGGGCGCATTGGTCGATGCCGATTTGGCCAAGGAATCGGCCAACCTGCAGGCCCTGCAGGTGAAGCAGCAGCTGTCGACGCAGTCGCTCGGCATCGCCAACCAGTCACCACAGATCCTGCTCAGCCTGTTCGGTTAA
- a CDS encoding flagellar hook-length control protein FliK: protein MISEASSALQGLLVQVGGKTEQKGGGPGGFLALMQGNSEGKTGKSGAQALLASLKDDGAQGGGKALQGEALQDALRSALSGLSGQGGSGKGQTAIIGEDGVLSTDALEDLAKALVELAQGLERGGLESGALESAEDAPGGLLNALAKLGETQDKEQAVAAVEKALARLNQKENPAQAAQPFLDNSETSAAALSELQDKLDSLLQQLEGTGASPAGTQDQKAAATSSLSDLLDNLEAAVAQLKEAARQDSKRHELLSDLQAQLSDLQDSLSENGEGLDLTSLLAAAEAQASTTGKAVPSANDALADLGRQLDSLLQGLKAASNGKGAQQGDQQAQLRSGQAAGSADDTALPGGQNGATLQQTQGNNQEAVIADRGQTAARDGEQASRQAAVTASAEQQEQLAQRQQAAQSLSDKQAAELYESLRQAGKALQNEAATQALERSLARLSEQAGGVNRLAEALTSLQGREEFLTPSSNSRGPEGLNALSFENQLRASAQAQQAAAQAQQAAKSQGGPAADQIAMKIHKAVAGGNDRISVQLHPAELGRVDVKMEFGQDGLLRASITAERPETLDMLQRDARALERALSDAGVKTDSGSLNFNTRDTAGQQQAFDQGRSDTASGGTAANGTGSGDDRVPEENDANPRAGSGLINLSV, encoded by the coding sequence GTGATCAGTGAAGCATCCTCGGCGCTCCAGGGCCTTTTGGTCCAGGTAGGCGGCAAGACAGAACAGAAGGGCGGCGGTCCGGGCGGGTTCCTGGCCCTGATGCAAGGCAATTCCGAAGGCAAGACCGGTAAGAGCGGGGCGCAGGCCCTATTGGCTAGCCTAAAGGATGACGGCGCACAGGGCGGCGGCAAGGCCCTGCAGGGGGAAGCCTTGCAGGACGCCTTGCGTTCGGCGCTTTCGGGCCTGTCCGGCCAGGGAGGTTCCGGCAAGGGGCAAACAGCGATCATCGGAGAAGACGGCGTCCTGTCCACGGACGCGCTCGAAGATCTGGCCAAAGCCCTGGTGGAGTTGGCCCAAGGACTGGAAAGAGGTGGACTGGAAAGTGGGGCGTTGGAAAGCGCTGAAGATGCGCCCGGCGGCCTACTGAATGCCCTGGCAAAACTTGGCGAGACCCAGGACAAGGAACAGGCAGTGGCCGCCGTCGAGAAGGCCCTGGCCCGCCTGAATCAGAAAGAAAACCCGGCACAGGCTGCGCAGCCATTCCTGGACAACAGCGAGACAAGCGCTGCTGCGCTCTCCGAGCTGCAGGACAAGCTCGACAGCTTGTTGCAGCAGCTCGAAGGTACGGGCGCGTCCCCGGCAGGCACACAGGATCAGAAGGCAGCCGCAACCTCATCGCTGTCGGACCTGCTGGACAACCTGGAGGCTGCGGTGGCGCAGCTGAAGGAAGCGGCCAGACAGGACAGCAAGCGTCACGAACTCCTGAGCGACCTGCAGGCTCAGCTTTCGGACCTGCAGGATTCCCTGAGCGAGAATGGCGAGGGTTTGGACCTGACCAGCCTGCTGGCAGCGGCGGAAGCGCAGGCCAGCACCACAGGAAAGGCCGTACCCTCCGCGAATGACGCGCTGGCCGATCTGGGGCGTCAATTGGACAGCCTTTTGCAAGGCCTGAAGGCGGCTTCCAACGGTAAGGGCGCGCAACAGGGTGACCAGCAGGCACAGCTTCGCAGCGGACAGGCGGCTGGTTCAGCCGATGACACCGCCCTGCCCGGCGGCCAAAACGGCGCCACCCTCCAGCAGACCCAGGGCAACAACCAGGAAGCCGTCATAGCTGACAGGGGCCAGACCGCCGCACGCGACGGCGAGCAGGCCAGCCGGCAGGCTGCCGTGACGGCTTCTGCCGAGCAGCAGGAACAACTTGCCCAGCGGCAACAGGCGGCCCAGAGCCTGTCGGACAAACAGGCCGCCGAACTTTATGAAAGCCTGCGGCAGGCCGGCAAGGCCCTGCAGAACGAGGCCGCGACCCAGGCCCTGGAGCGCAGCCTTGCGCGCCTGTCGGAACAGGCCGGTGGCGTCAACCGCCTGGCCGAAGCGCTCACCAGCTTGCAGGGGCGCGAAGAGTTCCTGACGCCTTCAAGCAACAGCCGCGGTCCCGAAGGGCTGAACGCCCTGTCCTTCGAGAATCAGCTGCGCGCATCTGCCCAAGCGCAGCAGGCTGCGGCACAGGCACAGCAGGCGGCAAAGTCTCAGGGCGGCCCCGCGGCCGACCAGATCGCCATGAAGATCCACAAGGCCGTGGCCGGCGGCAATGACCGTATCTCGGTCCAGCTGCACCCGGCCGAACTGGGCCGCGTGGACGTGAAGATGGAGTTCGGTCAGGACGGCCTGCTGCGCGCCTCGATCACGGCTGAGCGGCCGGAAACCCTGGACATGCTGCAGCGCGACGCCCGCGCCCTGGAACGTGCGCTCAGCGATGCCGGGGTCAAGACCGACAGCGGCAGCCTGAATTTCAACACCCGTGATACCGCCGGCCAGCAGCAGGCCTTTGACCAGGGCCGAAGCGACACCGCTTCAGGTGGCACTGCCGCCAACGGCACCGGATCCGGCGATGACAGAGTCCCCGAAGAAAACGACGCAAACCCCCGGGCCGGAAGCGGCCTGATCAACTTGAGCGTCTGA
- a CDS encoding flagellar hook assembly protein FlgD, whose product MDIASLMNNQSAQASQESSANNRSRFGGEDLDETFDNFLMMLTTQMQNQDPLEPMKTEEFTQQLVGFAGVEQQISSNKNLEKLIDLQGYNQMGAAVNMIGKHVEAEGDKLQLENGMALGAYNLSKAAESADIRIQDASGRIVRTIEGDTSAGRHEFVWDGLDNGGNQLPPGTYSYAIMAKDGDEVPVPSTTSTIGRVDGIETDGGKAILKIGDAEVGLSLIKKVHDIPSAPSGQG is encoded by the coding sequence ATGGATATCGCAAGCCTTATGAACAACCAGTCCGCCCAGGCAAGCCAGGAAAGCAGTGCCAACAACCGCTCGCGCTTCGGCGGCGAGGACCTGGACGAGACCTTCGACAACTTCCTGATGATGCTGACCACCCAGATGCAGAACCAGGATCCGCTGGAGCCCATGAAGACCGAGGAATTCACCCAGCAGCTGGTGGGCTTCGCCGGGGTGGAGCAACAGATCTCGTCCAACAAGAACCTGGAAAAGCTGATCGACCTGCAGGGTTACAACCAGATGGGCGCGGCCGTGAACATGATCGGCAAGCACGTCGAGGCCGAAGGCGACAAGCTGCAGCTTGAAAACGGCATGGCGCTGGGCGCCTATAACCTGAGCAAGGCGGCCGAAAGCGCCGACATCCGCATCCAGGACGCCAGCGGGCGCATCGTGCGCACCATCGAGGGGGATACCTCGGCCGGCCGTCACGAATTCGTCTGGGACGGCCTGGACAACGGGGGCAACCAGCTGCCGCCCGGCACCTATTCCTATGCCATCATGGCCAAGGACGGCGATGAAGTGCCGGTGCCCTCCACCACCTCGACCATCGGACGGGTGGACGGCATTGAGACCGACGGCGGCAAGGCGATCCTGAAGATCGGCGATGCGGAAGTCGGCCTGTCCCTGATCAAGAAGGTACACGATATTCCCAGCGCCCCCTCCGGCCAGGGCTGA
- the sciP gene encoding CtrA inhibitor SciP: MQSERPGRPSSVIGPLGQPLTIEDLPPRNTKRWVIRRKAEVVAGVRAGLITLEEACEMYTLTLEEFMSWQRLIDEHGLYGLRITRLQDYRRQEEDSTGVTPFPYPA, encoded by the coding sequence ATGCAGTCAGAACGACCAGGTAGGCCGTCCAGCGTCATCGGGCCCTTGGGCCAACCATTGACCATCGAGGACCTTCCCCCAAGGAACACCAAGCGCTGGGTGATCCGGCGCAAGGCCGAGGTGGTGGCGGGTGTGCGCGCCGGCCTGATCACGCTTGAGGAAGCCTGCGAGATGTACACGTTGACCCTGGAGGAGTTCATGTCCTGGCAGAGACTGATCGATGAACACGGTCTCTACGGCCTGCGCATCACACGGCTGCAGGACTATCGCCGGCAGGAGGAGGACAGTACGGGAGTAACCCCCTTCCCCTACCCGGCCTGA